One window from the genome of Podospora pseudocomata strain CBS 415.72m chromosome 1 map unlocalized CBS415.72m_1.2, whole genome shotgun sequence encodes:
- a CDS encoding uncharacterized protein (EggNog:ENOG503P842; COG:S) encodes MYPTVSKSLPLSLLALASVSLADDNAESVSTLSFKNAFVNSGIVPEVIPALDPAVSFYATYKTEGDSNHSELLIPGSSLTVNEISTLPIEFSVENLNNATNITAQTRYLIYLLDADAPARSNPTARNLRHWLAGNFTLNGQNSSVLSTAQRLARPPNSGAPFTNFTAPKPDANSGVHRYIMALYTQPARFNTAGFESVGMEREVANWNLSRWRTQLGLGPAIGATYFVIDTGANGGNGTSAPQGLNNQGGNGGNNNNAGGQGGDTDTNAAAGIKASSVYVLGLTALAAVFGGLIMV; translated from the exons ATGTATCCAACAGTCTCcaaatccctccccctttccctcttgGCCCTGGCCAGCGTCTCCCTCGCAGACGACAACGCCGAGTCCGTCTCTACCCTCTCCTTCAAAAACGCCTTTGTCAACTCGGGCATCGTCCCCGAAGTCATCCCTGCCCTCGACCCAGCCGTGTCATTCTATGCCACCTACAAAACCGAAGGCGACTCCAACCACAGCGAGCTCCTCATCCCGGGTTCCTCCCTCACCGTCAACGAGatcagcaccctccccattgAGTTTTCCGTCGAGAACCTCAACAATGCGACCAACATCACCGCTCAGACGCGGTACCTGATTTATCTGTTGGATGCCGACGCGCCCGCGAGGAGCAACCCCACCGCTCGCAACCTGAGACATTGGTTGGCGGGTAATTTCACGCTGAACGGGCAAAACTCGAGTGTGTTGAGCACGGCAcagaggttggcgaggccGCCGAATTCGGGCGCGCCGTTTACCAACTTTACTGCGCCGAAGCCAGATGCCAACTCGGGCGTGCATCGGTACATCATGGCTTTGTACACCCAGCCGGCCAGGTTTAACACTGCTGGGTTTGAGAgtgtggggatggagagggaggttgcGAACTGGAAC CTCTCCCGCTGGAGGACTCAGCTTGGCCTCGGCCCTGCCATTGGGGCGACCTACTTTGTGATTGACACTGGTGCCAACGGGGGCAATGGAACAAGTGCTCCCCAGGGCCTCAACAACCAGGGCGGCAACggtggcaacaacaacaatgctGGTGGTCAAGGTGGAGACACCGACaccaatgctgctgctggtatcAAGGCTTCCTCGGTGTACGTCTTGGGCTTGACTGCCCTCGCGGCCGTGTTTGGCGGTTTGATCATGGTGTAG
- a CDS encoding uncharacterized protein (EggNog:ENOG503P43W), whose amino-acid sequence MDSQRVLSLWDQAALRGYMSVALCFPTSLTAKPPGHDIVGRIRQSLRRLALERAEFAGNLTVQHTNVVLQQTKSDFIPLEVLHTPSDASSDTLFKMSYDELAARGFPAKAFVHPDFTLNIPLEEGGELVPVSKFRVFFLIEGGFILFVNLHHSFADGSNLATFLELFGKATVAEDKNDPIGAYQQPANVWLSLPFEKCGKDFSSLLAKCPEYALLDESTGPTKPILSTLPNAPETNEVGKTFIMDLDKITNLFDKSLKISAFFGFSAIAWSHIARARLSGVEPVQQWAFRNQVPAFWNPADWSNKFKKLFAEGEYADKKYIDAIQGYYGNSVTLPITRGPIKVLDLLSACCWNTHASGRDSLTKIATAIRAANKAVNEDFILTRTALFHNTPDIRKLGMNLDSRGPQHLSVNTWGFLGTEAKFFFPGLRNAVTGGDGVRAEAVCRVQGAWAKAPHCLVLPHRPAINPKKEWEVLITLPERSMETLLADSTFMSVVKKVVE is encoded by the coding sequence ATGGATTCTCAGAGAGTGCTGTCCCTTTGGGACCAAGCTGCCCTCCGAGGCTACATGTCTGTTGCCCTCTGCTTTCCTACCAGCCTCACCGCTAAGCCTCCGGGACATGACATTGTTGGCCGCATCAGGCAGTCGCTCAGGCGGCTCGCTTTGGAGCGGGCAGAGTTTGCCGGCAATCTCACGGTGCAGCACACCAACGTTGTTCTCCAGCAGACCAAATCGGACTTTATCCCCTTGGAAGTGCTCCACACCCCCTCTGACGCCTCCTCTGACACCCTCTTTAAGATGTCTTACGACGAGCTGGCGGCTCGAGGCTTCCCGGCCAAGGCTTTCGTCCATCCCGACTTCACTCTGAACATTCCtttggaagaagggggtgaaCTTGTCCCGGTCTCTAAATTCCGGGTTTTCTTCCTCATCGAGGGTGGGTTCATTCTCTTTGTCAACCTCCACCATTCTTTTGCAGACGGATCCAACCTGGCTACTTTCCTTGAGCTTTTTGGCAAGGCCACCGTCGCTGAGGACAAAAATGACCCCATCGGTGCTTACCAACAACCAGCCAACGTTTGGCTGAGCCTTCCCTTTGAAAAGTGCGGCAAGGACTTCTCGAGCCTCCTGGCCAAGTGTCCGGAGTACGCTCTGCTGGACGAGTCTACCGGCCCGACCAAACCCATCCTCTCGACTCTCCCCAACGCTCCTGAGACCAATGAAGTTGGCAAGACTTTCATTATGGATCTTGACAAGATTACTAACCTTTTCGACAAGTCGTTGAAGATCTCGGCCTTTTTCGGATTTTCTGCCATCGCTTGGTCTCACATAGCCAGGGCCCGTCTCTCCGGCGTGGAACCTGTTCAGCAGTGGGCTTTCCGGAACCAGGTCCCGGCCTTCTGGAACCCCGCTGACTGGTCCAACAAGTTCAAGAAGCTGTTCGCCGAGGGGGAGTACGCCGACAAGAAGTACATTGATGCCATCCAAGGCTATTACGGTAACTCGGTGACCCTTCCCATCACTCGTGGAcccatcaaggttctcgaCCTTCTTTCTGCTTGCTGTTGGAATACCCACGCCTCGGGTCGCGACAGCCTCACCAAGATCGCCACGGCCATCAGGGCCGCCAACAAGGCCGTCAACGAAGACTTCATCCTCACCCGGACCGCTCTCTTCCACAACACCCCGGATATCCGCAAGCTAGGCATGAACCTCGACTCTCGTGGTCCCCAGCACTTGTCGGTCAACACCTGGGGCTTCTTGGGCACCGAAGCCAAGTTCTTCTTCCCCGGTCTCAGAAACGCTGTgaccggtggtgatggcgtgaGAGCTGAGGCTGTCTGCCGTGTTCAGGGCGCGTGGGCCAAGGCTCCTCACTGCCTGgttctcccccaccgccctgccatcaaccccaagaaGGAATGGGAGGTTTTGATTACTCTTCCGGAGAGATCCATGGAAACTCTGCTCGCTGACAGCACATTTATGTCTGTCGTCAAAAAGGTTGTGGAGTAG
- a CDS encoding uncharacterized protein (EggNog:ENOG503NW7I): protein MADQVRAKITAAAAKNKELLAILQQTDHAIPSLEQQRRLVKDLEGEVRASDARVAAVDRKRKKEYHEHEKYRDSVLKRFAYKATGKREKFEQRAAKEEQEYFEALQEEHRETEINKDVKIQLQEARRVAADLERDVARHNDVQKQLDELYGRIFGGPTPGYPEEDEQEREANARTQAYQATKGKSEAERQALKILGEGQLRMKRALGFMEEALMHSRRDMFGGGTFTDMMERNALSQAEREVMSANMLVMQAQRMSPRVTNLPQVNIDQGNLMMDVFFDNIFTDMAFHDKIKASRESVLRAAMAMDGQVAAARQRVAQFEGQLRVEEQSMREAREKLQKVRERVFETVAASTPPPAYEP from the coding sequence ATGGCCGACCAAGTCCGCGCCAAAATcacggccgccgccgccaaaaaCAAGGAACTCCTTGCCATCCTCCAACAAACCGACCACGCCATCCCCTCACTAGAACAACAGCGCCGCCTCGTCAAGGATCTCGAAGGCGAGGTCAGAGCCTCAGACGCGCGCGTCGCAGCGGTAGACCGCAAGCGCAAAAAGGAATACCACGAACACGAGAAATACCGTGACTCTGTCCTCAAGCGCTTTGCTTACAAGGCTACCGGCAAGCGCGAAAAGTTTGAACAGagggctgccaaggaggagcaagagtATTTTGAGGCGCTTCAAGAAGAACACCGAGAAACGGAAATCAACAAGGACGTCAAGATTCAGTTGCAGGAGGCGAGGCGAGTGGCTGCTGACTTGGAGAGGGATGTGGCGAGACATAACGATGTGCAAAAGCAGTTGGATGAGCTGTACGGCAGAATCTTTGGCGGGCCGACACCGGGGTAtccggaggaggatgagcagGAGCGAGAGGCCAATGCAAGGACTCAGGCGTACCAGGCTACCAAGGGCAAGTCAGAGGCGGAGAGGCAGGCTTTGAAGATTTTGGGAGAGGGTCagttgaggatgaagagagcGCTGGGCTTcatggaggaggcgttgATGCACTCGAGGCGGGATATGTTTGGTGGCGGGACCTTTACGGACATGATGGAGCGAAATGCGCTGTCGCAGGCTGAGAGGGAGGTCATGTCGGCAAACATGCTGGTGATGCAGGCTCAGCGCATGAGCCCAAGAGTCACCAACCTGCCGCAGGTCAATATCGACCAAGGCAACTTGATGATGGATGTATTCTTTGACAACATTTTCACCGACATGGCGTTCCacgacaagatcaaggctTCAAGGGAGAGTGTGTTGCGGGCAGCCATGGCGATGGACGGGCAGGTTGCCGCTGCAAGGCAAAGGGTGGCCCAGTTCGAGGGACAgctgagggtggaggagcagagtATGAGGGAGGCTCGCGAAAAGCTGCAAAAGGTCAGAGAGAGGGTGTTTGAGACTGTGGCAGCAAgtacaccaccgccggcataTGAGCCTTGA
- a CDS encoding uncharacterized protein (EggNog:ENOG503PZTM; COG:S), with protein MMAPVTKSGWLLLLQAATTLISGVSARCNSCKASDELLVLLRSEDVFSEALPFCSSVLGLPLETAEVTATEEVVITVTQATTVTQVISDISSVTVTVSAPVAPTSQAIAVTEYKKHRRDTALASLPTWLPSGEDAYPDTRISSACHCLDRSSAIPLSTTTITHINPDNAVTVTEPATSTVISTLVSTVTATETLAPPAPSSTTISVAIQVLRKSTGQSVGWISNAASPNIATNQNSARRFTITIPDDQSTSSSGIRIQPVGGEATRALGFRTVGGTTRIETYYGSTDYVPLTSANEPYVCDAQFCHATDIWTLDTETGSIGWNWVIPDGSVAPVVLYRVGGWMYPVGNLAAFMSSTSSAPSDTKYEITLRYVEIVETAPAAP; from the exons ATGATGGCTCCTGTCACCAAAAGCGgctggctgttgctgctacAAGCCGCCACCACACTCATTTCTGGAGTTTCTGCTCGCTGCAACAGCTGCAAGGCGAGTGATGAGCTTCTCGTGCTCTTGCGTTCCGAGGACGTCTTCTCCGAGGCCCTTCCATTCTGCAGCAGTGTGTTGGGTCTTCCCTTGGAAACCGCCGAAGTCACGGCCACTGAGGAGGT AGTCATCACCGTGACTCAAGCCACAACCGTCACCCAAGTCATCTCAGACATCTCCTCCGTCACTGTTACCGTCTCTGCTCCCGTtgctcccacctcccaagcGATCGCAGTAACCGAATACAAGAAGCATCGCCGTGACACTGCCCttgcctccctccccacctggCTCCCCTCCGGCGAAGACGCCTACCCAGACACCCGAATCTCCTCAGCCTGCCACTGCCTCGACAGGTCCAGCGCCATCCCCCtgtccaccacaaccatcacccacATCAACCCAGACAAcgccgtcaccgtcaccgagCCAGCCACGTCAACCGTCATTTCCACTCTCGTGTCCACCGTGACAGCAACAGAGACCCTCgccccccccgccccctcgtCAACAACCATCAGCGTTGCGATCCAAGTCCTGAGGAAATCCACAGGTCAATCCGTCGGCTGGATCTCCAACGCTGCCAGCCCCAACATCGCCACTAACCAAAACAGCGCCCGCCGCTttaccatcaccatccctgATGACCAaagcacctcctcctccggcatcAGGATTCAACCCGTCGGCGGTGAGGCCACCCGGGCGCTCGGTTTCAGGACTGTGGGCGGGACCACCAGGATAGAGACGTACTA TGGCAGCACGGACTACGTTCCGTTGA CATCCGCCAACGAACCATATGTCTGCGACGCACAGTTTTGCCACGCCACGGACATT TGGACTCTGGACACAGAGACAGGCTCAATCGGCTGGAATTGGGTCATCCCCGATGGAAGCG TCGCTCCGGTTGTTCTGTATCGTGTTGGCGGGTGGATGTACCCCGTTGGAAACCTCGCGGCCTTTATGTCTTCGACGAGTTCGGCGCCGTCCGACACCAAGTACGAGATCACTCTCCGATATGTGGAGATTGTTGAGACTGCCCCCGCGGCTCCCTGA